Proteins found in one Acinetobacter sp. XH1741 genomic segment:
- a CDS encoding MdtB/MuxB family multidrug efflux RND transporter permease subunit, whose protein sequence is MNPSRLFIQRPVATTLVMIAIFLCGLVSWKFLPVASLPEVDYPTMQVTTLYPGASPEVIASTITAPLERQFGQMPGLSQMSSTSSNGASVITLQFNLNLGLDVAEQEVQAAINASNNLLPNDLLTPPTYSKVNPADKPIMTIAISSKEMPITKLEDLVDTRLAQQLSQVSGVGLISVSGGQRPAVRLQVNSAALANMGLTLEDVRTAVTAANVNQAKGTISGSVQSSTIDGNDQLHTADDYKNLIVAYKNGAPIRMSDIAATIDSAENVRLAAWVGHTSNNAATQTPAIIINVQRQPNANVIQVADQIKQILPKLQSSFPQSVNVEILNDSTATIQASLTDVEFELVLAMVLVIIVVFLFLRSVRATFIPAVALPLSLVGTFAVMYLIGFSVDNLSLMALTIATGFVIDDAIVMIENISRYIEQGESPMQAALKGSEQIGFTIISLTISLIAVLIPLLFMGDVVGRLFREFAVTLAVSILISAFISLTLTPMLSSRLLKHIPEAEQGRFYHAMGSFFDKTIGIYSKALRWVLARQGLFLVVTVATFVFTVMLYVFIPKGFFPVQDTGQIIATTEADQTISFQAMSVKQQETAKIILQDPAVQSISSFIGVDGTNSSLNTGRILINLKDKSARPDVQTVISDLQQRLSKAQGVTTYLQPAQDLTIDARQSRTQYQFTVQSTRSEDLATWIPKLVQALSSRPEITNLASDWQDKGLQVYVDINRDAAAQYGVTTASIDNILYNAFGQRLISTIFTQTNQYHVVLGLSEQDQNGLQALQDLYIPSSSGKPVRLSSIATIQPRNTLLEINHLGQFPTATISFDTAQGVSLEQAVQAVKETEQQLKLPNSLMTQFQGAALAFQASLSNTVWLIIAAIVVMYIILGVLYESFIHPLTILSTLPSAGIGALLALSLTHNDLNIIAIIGIVLLIGIVKKNAIMMIDFALDAERHQGLTPMESIYQACLLRFRPILMTTMAALLGAVPLVIGSGMGSELRHPLGITMIGGLILSQLLTLFTTPVVYLAFDHLAQRIKGNRRPDKDASELPPYEHFKSGVDEV, encoded by the coding sequence ATGAATCCTTCCCGTTTATTTATCCAGCGTCCAGTGGCGACTACACTGGTCATGATCGCCATTTTTTTATGTGGGTTGGTGTCGTGGAAATTTTTACCTGTGGCTTCATTGCCAGAGGTCGATTATCCAACTATGCAGGTCACGACCTTATATCCGGGTGCTAGTCCTGAGGTTATTGCCTCAACGATTACCGCTCCGCTTGAACGTCAGTTTGGGCAGATGCCGGGTCTAAGCCAAATGTCATCGACTAGCTCCAATGGAGCATCAGTCATTACTTTGCAATTTAATTTAAATTTGGGATTGGACGTTGCTGAACAAGAGGTACAGGCTGCAATTAATGCATCCAATAATTTGTTACCTAATGATTTGCTGACGCCACCGACTTATAGCAAAGTAAATCCGGCTGATAAGCCAATTATGACCATTGCAATCAGCTCTAAAGAGATGCCCATTACTAAACTGGAAGATCTGGTCGATACCCGTTTAGCACAGCAACTTTCTCAAGTGAGCGGCGTTGGTTTAATTAGTGTAAGTGGTGGACAGCGCCCCGCAGTACGTTTGCAAGTAAACTCGGCAGCTTTGGCCAATATGGGGCTGACTTTAGAAGATGTGCGTACAGCGGTCACGGCGGCTAACGTTAATCAAGCAAAAGGTACGATTAGTGGTAGCGTACAGTCCTCTACAATTGATGGTAATGATCAGTTGCATACGGCTGATGATTATAAAAATCTAATTGTTGCCTATAAAAATGGCGCACCAATTCGAATGTCCGATATTGCTGCGACCATTGATTCGGCAGAAAACGTGCGTTTAGCGGCATGGGTTGGACATACTAGTAATAATGCCGCAACCCAAACGCCAGCCATTATTATTAATGTACAACGTCAACCCAATGCAAATGTGATTCAGGTTGCGGATCAAATTAAGCAAATCCTGCCAAAATTACAAAGTAGTTTTCCACAGTCTGTGAATGTGGAAATTTTAAATGATAGTACTGCGACCATTCAGGCCTCACTAACAGATGTAGAGTTTGAGCTGGTTTTGGCAATGGTGCTGGTCATCATTGTTGTATTTCTATTTTTACGTAGTGTACGGGCAACTTTTATTCCGGCAGTGGCATTACCACTTTCTTTGGTCGGTACTTTTGCTGTGATGTATCTGATCGGTTTTTCGGTCGATAATTTAAGTTTGATGGCGCTTACCATTGCCACGGGTTTTGTCATTGACGATGCCATTGTCATGATCGAAAACATTTCCCGTTATATTGAGCAAGGCGAGTCGCCGATGCAGGCTGCCTTAAAAGGCTCAGAGCAAATCGGTTTTACCATTATTTCCCTGACCATTTCGCTGATTGCCGTACTCATTCCTCTGCTATTTATGGGAGATGTAGTTGGGCGATTATTTCGTGAGTTTGCGGTAACACTCGCTGTTTCTATTTTAATTTCAGCTTTTATTTCTTTGACCCTGACCCCGATGCTGTCTTCGAGGTTGCTTAAGCATATTCCTGAGGCAGAGCAGGGACGTTTTTATCATGCCATGGGGAGCTTTTTTGATAAAACGATTGGTATCTATTCCAAAGCACTACGCTGGGTACTAGCGCGACAAGGGCTATTTTTAGTCGTTACGGTTGCGACGTTTGTCTTTACGGTCATGTTGTATGTTTTTATCCCGAAAGGTTTTTTCCCTGTTCAGGATACAGGACAAATTATTGCTACAACTGAAGCTGATCAGACGATTTCATTTCAGGCAATGAGCGTTAAGCAGCAAGAAACTGCAAAAATTATTTTGCAAGATCCTGCTGTACAAAGTATTTCATCGTTTATTGGTGTTGATGGAACAAACAGTTCACTAAATACTGGCCGTATTTTAATTAATTTAAAGGATAAATCGGCTCGTCCCGATGTGCAGACGGTTATTAGTGATTTGCAACAACGCCTGAGTAAAGCTCAGGGTGTGACTACATATTTGCAGCCTGCTCAAGATTTAACAATCGATGCAAGACAAAGTAGAACTCAATATCAGTTTACCGTGCAATCTACGCGTTCTGAGGACTTGGCGACATGGATTCCAAAACTCGTTCAAGCTTTGTCTTCGCGTCCTGAAATTACAAATTTAGCAAGTGACTGGCAAGATAAAGGCTTACAGGTCTATGTTGATATTAACCGCGATGCCGCCGCTCAATATGGGGTGACGACAGCGAGTATTGATAACATTCTTTACAACGCATTTGGGCAAAGACTCATCAGTACTATTTTCACTCAAACCAATCAATACCATGTAGTGCTTGGGTTATCAGAACAAGATCAAAATGGTCTACAAGCCTTACAGGATCTATATATTCCTTCAAGCAGTGGAAAGCCTGTTCGTTTAAGTTCAATCGCCACGATTCAACCTAGAAATACTTTGCTTGAGATTAACCATTTAGGTCAATTCCCAACGGCAACAATTTCATTTGATACTGCTCAAGGTGTGTCATTAGAGCAAGCAGTTCAAGCGGTCAAAGAAACCGAGCAACAGTTAAAGCTACCAAATAGTTTGATGACTCAATTTCAGGGTGCTGCTCTTGCGTTTCAAGCTTCTTTAAGTAATACGGTATGGCTCATTATTGCTGCAATTGTGGTGATGTATATTATTTTGGGCGTGCTTTATGAAAGCTTCATACATCCACTCACCATTTTATCGACATTACCATCGGCAGGGATTGGCGCACTTTTAGCATTGTCCTTAACTCATAATGATTTAAATATTATTGCGATTATTGGCATTGTGCTGCTGATTGGTATTGTTAAGAAAAATGCAATCATGATGATTGATTTCGCCCTAGATGCAGAACGGCATCAGGGTCTGACTCCAATGGAATCAATTTATCAAGCTTGTTTATTAAGATTTAGACCAATTTTAATGACCACTATGGCGGCATTATTAGGTGCCGTGCCTTTGGTTATTGGTAGTGGAATGGGATCGGAATTACGCCATCCACTTGGTATTACCATGATTGGTGGTTTAATTCTGAGTCAGCTTCTTACTTTATTTACCACACCAGTTGTTTATCTCGCTTTTGATCATTTGGCGCAGCGCATAAAAGGAAATCGCCGTCCAGATAAAGATGCCAGCGAGTTACCACCTTATGAACATTTTAAGTCAGGGGTGGATGAAGTATGA
- a CDS encoding TIR domain-containing protein, with translation MSIQTISSTITRLNKELADITHRMSLEQKKGADIISKILQIQNSIGKTTSPSTLKTKLSEISRKEQENARIQSKLSDLQKKKIDIDNKLLKEKQNLIKEEILERKKLEVLTKKQQKDEIEHQKKLKREIDAIKASTQYITDVSISSYNNTIPETEPEYDLFISHASEDKEDFVRPLAETLQQLGVNVWYDEFTLKVGDSLRQKIDSGLRNSKYGTVVLSTDFIKKDWTNYELDGLVAREMNGHKMILPIWHKITKNDVLDYSPNLADKVALNTSVNSIEEIAHQLADVILNR, from the coding sequence ATGTCAATACAAACTATAAGCAGTACCATAACAAGGTTAAATAAGGAGTTAGCAGATATTACTCATCGAATGAGCTTAGAGCAGAAAAAGGGAGCTGATATAATTTCTAAAATTTTACAAATTCAAAATTCTATCGGGAAGACAACTAGCCCCTCTACATTAAAAACAAAGTTATCAGAAATTAGTAGGAAAGAACAAGAAAACGCTCGTATACAATCAAAACTTTCAGACTTACAAAAGAAAAAGATTGATATTGATAATAAGCTGCTGAAAGAAAAGCAGAACCTTATAAAAGAAGAAATACTGGAAAGAAAAAAATTAGAGGTCCTGACTAAAAAACAGCAGAAAGACGAAATTGAACATCAAAAGAAGCTGAAACGTGAAATTGATGCTATTAAAGCTTCTACCCAATATATTACTGATGTTTCAATATCATCTTACAACAATACAATACCTGAGACGGAACCAGAATATGATTTGTTTATTTCACACGCTTCAGAAGATAAAGAAGATTTTGTCAGACCGCTTGCAGAGACATTACAGCAACTTGGAGTAAACGTTTGGTACGATGAATTCACGTTAAAAGTTGGGGACAGTTTACGTCAAAAAATTGATAGTGGTCTCCGAAACTCTAAATACGGTACCGTTGTTCTTTCAACTGACTTTATTAAGAAAGACTGGACCAACTATGAACTTGATGGCTTAGTAGCTCGAGAAATGAATGGCCATAAAATGATTTTACCGATTTGGCACAAAATTACTAAAAATGACGTTTTAGATTATAGTCCGAATTTAGCCGATAAAGTCGCCTTAAATACTTCTGTAAATAGTATTGAGGAAATTGCCCATCAATTAGCTGATGTTATCTTAAATCGATAA
- a CDS encoding MdtA/MuxA family multidrug efflux RND transporter periplasmic adaptor subunit: MNDTSEPNKVIKKPSKTKSFLSYIVLFLILFLVGFGIWHLTHQPLKSSQSASAGKRGKGGHFGGGNSATVVGTSKVVQQDVQQTIQALGTVTSTNTIIVHPLINGTLMQINFKEGSYVHKGQLLALIDDRAPKATLLQAQGQLLKDQALLTNAKLDLQRYAQLWKQDSIAKQQYDTQASLVKQYEGVLKTDQAAVENAKLQLSYTRVVSPVDGRIGLRQVDVGNMVTTSDANGIANITQFKNISVVFAVPEQYLTQLMQIMDNPNQNVKVEAWDRQNTQKLADGKLVALDNQVNINTGTINIKASFDNQNQHLFPNQFVNVRMSLGNIANAMIVPTVALQLGANGSFVYKVNPDQTVSAVNVQTGAVVGDNTVITSGALTVNEAVVTDGVDKLKDGAKISVAGTGHHQGAGQATGTHGGGGHWQHQNAQGGTPETTSNSDTGQHQWQHRREQTNASGVVASQPSAQNAQ; the protein is encoded by the coding sequence ATGAATGACACATCTGAACCAAACAAGGTTATAAAAAAACCTTCAAAAACCAAGTCATTTTTAAGCTATATAGTATTGTTTTTAATACTATTCCTTGTGGGGTTTGGAATTTGGCATTTAACCCATCAACCGCTAAAGTCTTCACAAAGTGCATCAGCAGGTAAACGAGGAAAAGGTGGACATTTTGGGGGAGGCAACTCTGCTACTGTGGTAGGCACAAGCAAGGTCGTGCAACAAGATGTACAGCAAACCATTCAAGCCTTAGGGACAGTCACTTCAACCAATACAATTATTGTGCATCCGTTAATTAACGGCACTTTAATGCAAATTAATTTTAAAGAAGGGAGTTATGTTCACAAGGGGCAGCTTTTAGCGCTTATTGATGACCGTGCTCCTAAAGCAACCTTATTACAAGCTCAAGGTCAGTTACTTAAAGATCAAGCGTTATTAACGAATGCTAAACTTGATCTACAGCGTTATGCTCAGCTCTGGAAACAAGATTCAATTGCTAAGCAGCAGTATGACACTCAAGCATCGTTAGTCAAACAGTATGAAGGTGTTTTAAAGACGGATCAGGCTGCTGTAGAAAATGCAAAATTACAGTTAAGTTATACCCGTGTTGTATCTCCTGTCGATGGGCGTATCGGTTTACGTCAGGTAGATGTTGGCAATATGGTGACGACATCTGATGCAAACGGCATTGCTAATATTACTCAGTTTAAAAATATTTCAGTGGTATTTGCGGTACCTGAGCAATATTTAACGCAATTGATGCAAATTATGGATAACCCTAACCAAAACGTTAAGGTTGAAGCTTGGGATCGTCAAAACACTCAAAAACTGGCCGATGGTAAATTGGTCGCTTTAGATAATCAGGTCAATATCAATACTGGAACTATTAACATCAAAGCCAGTTTTGATAATCAAAACCAGCATTTATTTCCAAATCAGTTTGTTAATGTTCGGATGAGTTTAGGCAATATTGCCAATGCGATGATTGTTCCAACTGTTGCGTTGCAACTCGGTGCCAATGGTTCGTTTGTTTATAAAGTGAATCCTGATCAGACCGTGAGTGCTGTGAATGTTCAAACAGGGGCTGTTGTAGGTGACAATACTGTAATTACCAGTGGCGCATTGACAGTTAATGAGGCCGTCGTCACAGATGGTGTCGATAAACTTAAAGATGGCGCGAAAATTAGTGTAGCTGGCACAGGGCACCACCAAGGTGCCGGACAAGCTACAGGTACACATGGGGGAGGTGGACACTGGCAGCATCAAAATGCTCAAGGTGGTACACCAGAAACAACGAGTAATTCAGATACCGGACAGCATCAATGGCAACATCGTCGTGAGCAGACTAATGCATCAGGCGTTGTAGCCAGTCAACCTTCTGCTCAAAACGCGCAGTAA
- a CDS encoding chromate resistance protein ChrB domain-containing protein, translating into MKISLLISSLPTQNTSTRMRVWRSLKASGAAILRDGVYLLPISHSEKFDPIASDVISEQGSAYVFHAEQPLNLELAPFFSRKEEYDVLYKQLSELRDRQSKDEKKELLKQIRKLRKSIDALVEIDYYPDETQAQVLNELSALELSIARLGEVNEPQAIQAHIQLLDKNSYQNKIWATRKRPWIDRLASAWLIKTFIDSTPTFIWLETPSECPEEALGFDFDGAAFSHINHWVTFEVLLHSFNLETPALKKIAEIVHYLDIGGIEPPEASGIETVFAGIHENITDDDQLLVASNAIFNGLLSSFNKNSSVLND; encoded by the coding sequence ATGAAAATATCTTTACTCATATCCTCTTTGCCTACACAGAACACATCTACACGTATGAGAGTATGGCGTTCTCTTAAAGCAAGTGGAGCCGCAATCCTTAGAGATGGTGTGTATTTACTTCCCATTTCTCATAGCGAGAAATTTGATCCTATTGCAAGTGACGTTATTTCAGAGCAAGGCTCTGCGTATGTATTCCATGCGGAGCAGCCTTTAAACCTTGAATTAGCTCCTTTCTTCAGTCGAAAAGAAGAATACGATGTCCTCTATAAACAACTCTCTGAGTTAAGAGATCGTCAATCTAAAGATGAAAAGAAAGAGCTGCTCAAGCAAATCCGTAAATTAAGAAAAAGTATCGATGCACTCGTAGAAATTGACTATTACCCCGATGAGACTCAAGCACAGGTACTAAATGAACTTTCTGCTTTAGAGCTTTCAATAGCTCGACTTGGTGAAGTGAATGAGCCTCAAGCAATACAAGCACATATTCAACTTCTAGATAAAAATAGTTATCAAAACAAAATATGGGCAACTCGTAAGAGACCTTGGATTGATCGTCTAGCCTCTGCATGGCTAATCAAGACTTTTATTGATTCAACTCCTACATTTATTTGGTTAGAAACACCAAGTGAATGTCCAGAAGAAGCTTTAGGATTCGATTTTGATGGTGCAGCTTTCAGTCATATCAATCACTGGGTTACCTTCGAAGTTCTTTTACATAGTTTTAATTTAGAAACACCTGCTTTGAAAAAAATTGCAGAGATTGTCCACTATCTTGATATTGGCGGGATTGAGCCACCCGAAGCTTCAGGCATAGAAACCGTCTTTGCAGGAATACATGAAAACATTACAGATGATGACCAATTATTAGTCGCATCAAATGCAATCTTTAATGGCCTATTGTCTAGCTTTAATAAAAATAGCTCTGTACTGAATGATTAA
- a CDS encoding SgcJ/EcaC family oxidoreductase, with translation MSQKIITPTDIPLAFQIAWNNHDMKAFASLFHKDATFVNRFGHYVKGVDEIIALHRPIHETIYSDSKLENELIDITHLNADICISHFWSRLSAGAAHPQGPHQIDTLILTVLIKNDHSWSIQALENVTLTNPRTGENILRNI, from the coding sequence ATGAGTCAAAAAATAATAACCCCAACAGACATTCCGTTAGCATTTCAAATTGCTTGGAATAATCATGATATGAAAGCCTTTGCCTCTCTCTTTCATAAAGATGCAACTTTCGTTAATCGTTTTGGTCATTACGTTAAAGGTGTTGATGAAATTATTGCACTTCACCGGCCCATTCATGAAACCATCTATAGTGATTCAAAATTAGAGAATGAACTTATAGACATTACACATTTAAATGCAGATATATGTATTTCACATTTTTGGAGTCGCCTAAGCGCAGGCGCAGCTCATCCTCAAGGCCCTCATCAAATTGATACCCTTATTCTTACGGTACTCATAAAGAATGATCATTCTTGGTCCATTCAGGCATTAGAGAACGTCACCTTAACTAACCCACGAACCGGAGAGAACATACTTAGAAATATATAA
- a CDS encoding efflux RND transporter permease subunit: MSISTPFIRRPVATTLLSIGLVLLGFLAFNILPVASLPRVDFPTISVTAKQAGASPEVMAATVATPLERNLGRIAGVNEITSSSTLGSTRITLQFDLNRDINGAARDVQGAINASLSALPSGLQNNPTYRKANPADAPVMILALTSKTLSRGQMYDAADTILGQKLLQIEGVGDVSIGGAAQPAVRVELNPSQLAHYGIGLDTVRSAITSTNANRPKGFIEKKQELWEVKANDQAKQAADYIPLIVSYKNGGAVRISDVGEVKDSVLDIRNAGYYADQPSVLIMVFKQPNANVIETIQRINQMLPTLQQALPSQIEIHTAVDRSKTIQASLREIERTLIIAIILVIIVVFVFLKNGRATLIPAITVPISLVGTFALMYASGFSLNNISLMALTIATGFVVDDTIVVLETISRRMEEGLAPMQAAITGAREVSFTVISMSISLIAVFVPILLMGGIVGRLFHEFAMTLSYAILISMMVSLTTTPMLCAWWLKKNKKNQPSTENLIAEQTSENDDYSKALLVASDDEYLKKQGLFGRITLLYKRSLAVALQHKAMTMIIFIFTIGLNVYLYIAVPKGFFPQQDTGVMMGSLVADQNISFDAMNTKLKKYIAVIGKDPAVDHVMGTLGGSQLNRANLFLALKPLGERTDTPDQIMARLRKVLGHEAGIRFSLRPVQDINVGGRSSDASYQYTLQGDDLTALRSWTPQIQAALSKLPALTDVSSDQDVKGLETKLTFDHDKMKMMGITQAQADSALNDAFGQRQVSTIYNPMNQYHVVMEVAPEYAKSVEALNSIYIQDAQGQSIPLSTFSSWKAANTSLSVNHQGLFAASTITFNLNDGYSLSDATLQINNAMNELKVPTSIRGSFQGSAKAFQSSLSSEPLLILAAIVVIYIVLGILYESFAHPLTILSTLPSAGLGALIALILFKMEFTVIALIGILLLIGIVKKNAIMMIDVALTLQRKQNLKPETAILDASVLRFRPIMMTTFAALFGALPLALGRGDGAELHVPLGVSIVGGLIISQILTLYSTPVMYLYIDQLSGWGKRKFRSLMSIKQMGLKK; this comes from the coding sequence ATGAGTATTTCAACGCCTTTTATACGACGTCCTGTAGCAACGACTTTACTGAGTATTGGTTTGGTGTTGCTGGGTTTCTTAGCTTTTAATATTTTACCCGTTGCTTCATTGCCACGAGTTGATTTCCCTACTATTTCTGTAACGGCAAAGCAGGCAGGGGCAAGTCCAGAGGTGATGGCAGCTACAGTCGCTACGCCGTTAGAGCGAAATTTGGGACGTATTGCTGGGGTAAATGAAATTACCTCTTCAAGTACATTAGGCTCTACTCGTATTACGCTTCAGTTTGATTTAAATCGTGATATTAATGGTGCCGCTCGTGACGTGCAGGGTGCAATTAATGCATCGCTTTCTGCGTTACCATCGGGGCTTCAAAATAATCCAACTTATCGAAAAGCCAATCCTGCTGATGCGCCAGTCATGATTTTGGCGCTGACCTCTAAAACTTTATCTAGAGGCCAGATGTATGATGCAGCCGACACGATTTTGGGGCAAAAACTCCTCCAGATTGAGGGAGTTGGTGATGTCAGTATTGGGGGAGCAGCACAGCCCGCGGTACGGGTTGAACTTAACCCTAGCCAGTTGGCGCATTATGGTATTGGGCTAGATACTGTACGCTCTGCCATTACCTCAACAAATGCAAACCGACCTAAAGGCTTTATAGAAAAGAAACAAGAGCTGTGGGAAGTCAAAGCAAATGACCAAGCCAAACAAGCTGCTGACTATATTCCTTTAATTGTGAGCTATAAAAATGGGGGAGCGGTTAGAATTTCTGATGTTGGAGAAGTAAAAGACTCTGTATTGGATATTCGTAATGCGGGTTACTACGCAGACCAACCTTCTGTTTTGATTATGGTATTTAAACAGCCTAATGCCAATGTAATTGAGACTATTCAACGCATTAATCAAATGTTGCCGACCTTACAACAGGCACTTCCATCACAAATTGAAATTCATACAGCGGTTGATCGTAGTAAGACCATTCAAGCTTCTTTAAGAGAAATTGAACGGACTTTAATTATTGCGATCATATTGGTCATTATTGTTGTTTTCGTATTTTTGAAAAATGGCCGAGCTACTTTAATTCCTGCGATTACTGTACCGATTTCTCTTGTTGGTACTTTTGCTTTGATGTATGCCTCAGGCTTTTCATTAAACAACATTAGTTTAATGGCTTTGACGATTGCGACAGGGTTTGTGGTAGACGATACCATTGTGGTGCTTGAAACCATTTCAAGGCGAATGGAAGAGGGCCTTGCTCCCATGCAGGCGGCAATTACGGGGGCAAGAGAGGTCAGTTTTACGGTGATCTCAATGAGTATTTCATTGATTGCGGTATTTGTACCTATTTTACTTATGGGGGGCATTGTGGGACGTTTGTTCCATGAGTTTGCCATGACCTTAAGCTATGCCATCTTAATTTCAATGATGGTTTCACTCACCACCACACCTATGCTGTGCGCATGGTGGTTGAAAAAGAATAAGAAAAATCAGCCAAGCACTGAAAACCTAATAGCTGAACAGACGTCGGAAAATGATGATTATAGTAAAGCTCTTTTGGTTGCATCTGACGATGAATATTTGAAAAAACAGGGCTTATTTGGCCGAATTACCCTGCTATATAAACGTAGTCTGGCTGTCGCATTGCAGCATAAAGCCATGACGATGATTATTTTCATTTTTACGATTGGACTGAATGTTTATTTATATATTGCTGTGCCTAAAGGTTTCTTCCCCCAACAAGATACAGGGGTCATGATGGGATCTTTGGTTGCAGACCAAAATATTTCTTTTGATGCAATGAATACCAAGCTTAAAAAATACATTGCCGTGATTGGAAAAGACCCAGCCGTAGACCATGTGATGGGTACACTTGGAGGTTCCCAACTTAATCGGGCCAATCTATTTTTAGCTTTAAAACCTTTGGGTGAAAGAACAGATACACCAGACCAGATTATGGCTCGTTTACGCAAAGTACTTGGGCATGAAGCAGGAATACGTTTTAGTCTCAGACCTGTGCAGGATATTAATGTGGGAGGCCGCTCAAGCGATGCCAGTTATCAATATACCTTACAAGGTGATGACTTAACCGCACTAAGAAGCTGGACACCACAGATTCAAGCTGCTTTATCTAAACTGCCAGCTTTAACCGATGTATCTAGTGATCAGGATGTGAAAGGGTTAGAAACCAAGCTCACTTTTGACCATGACAAAATGAAAATGATGGGCATAACACAAGCTCAAGCAGATAGCGCGTTAAACGACGCCTTTGGTCAGCGGCAGGTGTCAACTATTTATAACCCGATGAATCAATATCATGTGGTTATGGAAGTTGCACCTGAGTATGCAAAAAGTGTGGAAGCGCTCAACAGTATTTATATACAAGATGCTCAAGGGCAGTCCATCCCTTTATCTACATTTAGTTCATGGAAAGCTGCGAACACTTCTTTGTCGGTCAATCATCAAGGGTTATTTGCTGCCAGTACCATTACATTCAATTTAAATGATGGTTATTCACTTTCAGATGCCACCCTTCAAATTAATAATGCAATGAATGAATTAAAAGTCCCAACTTCTATACGAGGGTCATTCCAAGGTTCAGCAAAAGCTTTTCAATCTTCATTAAGTTCGGAACCATTACTTATTTTGGCCGCAATTGTGGTGATTTATATTGTGCTCGGAATTTTATATGAAAGTTTTGCCCATCCTTTAACGATTCTCTCAACATTGCCATCTGCGGGATTAGGGGCACTCATTGCACTTATACTTTTTAAAATGGAATTTACGGTGATTGCTCTCATTGGAATTTTATTGCTGATTGGTATTGTGAAAAAGAATGCCATCATGATGATTGACGTCGCTTTAACTTTGCAGCGAAAGCAAAACTTAAAACCTGAAACAGCGATTTTAGACGCGTCGGTGCTACGTTTTCGCCCCATCATGATGACAACATTTGCAGCTTTGTTTGGTGCTCTACCTTTGGCTTTGGGCCGAGGGGATGGTGCAGAGTTACATGTGCCTTTGGGTGTATCGATTGTGGGTGGTTTGATCATTAGCCAGATATTAACTTTATATAGTACACCTGTAATGTACTTATATATTGATCAATTAAGCGGTTGGGGAAAACGTAAGTTCCGAAGCCTCATGTCTATTAAACAAATGGGCTTAAAGAAATAA